From a single Kitasatospora sp. NBC_00458 genomic region:
- a CDS encoding cation:dicarboxylate symporter family transporter gives MSITGAGPQAGTTRRKDRTHVLYLAVIVAVVAGVVVGLAAPGFAVELKPIGTGFVNLIKMMISPVIFCTIVLGIGSVTKAAKVGKVGGLALGYFLAMSTVALAIGLLVGNLLEPGGGLHLTSALAKSGHAQAAAGGAQSTADFLLGMIPTTMLSALTEGKVLQTLLVALLAGFALQAMGPAGAPVLRGVEHVQRLVFRVMSMIMWVAPVGAFGAMAAVVGATGTAALKSLAVIMVGFYATCTLFVVVVLGTLLRLVAGINVFTLLRYLGREFLLILSTSSSESALPRLIAKMEHLGVSRPVVGITVPTGYSFNLDGTAIYLTMASIFISEAMDKPMSVGEQLSLLVFMVIASKGAAGVTGAGLATLAGGLQSHKPALVDGVGLIVGIDRFMSEARALTNFAGNAVATVLIGQWTGEFDRERARQVLTGAVPFDERTLVDTHAGPADGAESAGAAGAGAAPVPGASPEPVPAAHGAPSTAAAA, from the coding sequence ATGTCGATCACCGGAGCAGGGCCGCAGGCCGGGACCACCAGACGGAAGGACCGCACCCACGTCCTCTACCTCGCCGTGATCGTGGCGGTGGTCGCGGGCGTCGTGGTCGGGCTGGCCGCGCCCGGCTTCGCCGTCGAGCTGAAGCCGATCGGGACGGGCTTCGTCAACCTGATCAAGATGATGATCAGCCCGGTGATCTTCTGCACCATCGTGCTGGGCATCGGCTCGGTCACCAAGGCCGCCAAGGTCGGCAAGGTCGGCGGCCTGGCGCTCGGCTACTTCCTCGCCATGTCGACCGTCGCGCTCGCCATCGGCCTGCTGGTCGGCAACCTCCTGGAGCCCGGCGGCGGCCTCCACCTGACCAGCGCGCTCGCCAAGTCCGGCCACGCCCAGGCCGCCGCCGGGGGCGCGCAGTCCACCGCCGACTTCCTGCTCGGGATGATCCCGACCACCATGCTCTCCGCCCTCACCGAGGGCAAGGTGCTGCAGACCCTGCTGGTCGCCCTGCTGGCCGGCTTCGCGCTGCAGGCGATGGGCCCGGCCGGCGCACCGGTGCTGCGCGGCGTGGAGCACGTCCAGCGACTGGTCTTCCGGGTCATGTCGATGATCATGTGGGTGGCACCGGTCGGCGCCTTCGGGGCGATGGCGGCCGTGGTCGGCGCGACCGGCACGGCCGCACTGAAGAGCCTCGCCGTCATCATGGTCGGCTTCTACGCGACCTGCACCCTGTTCGTGGTCGTGGTGCTGGGGACGCTGCTGCGGCTGGTCGCCGGGATCAACGTCTTCACGCTGCTGCGCTACCTGGGCCGCGAGTTCCTGCTGATCCTCTCCACCTCCTCCTCGGAGAGCGCGCTCCCCCGGCTGATCGCCAAGATGGAGCACCTGGGCGTCAGCCGCCCGGTCGTCGGCATCACCGTCCCGACCGGCTACAGCTTCAACCTGGACGGCACCGCGATCTACCTCACCATGGCCTCGATCTTCATCTCCGAGGCCATGGACAAGCCGATGTCGGTCGGCGAGCAGCTGTCCCTGCTCGTCTTCATGGTGATCGCCAGCAAGGGCGCGGCCGGGGTCACCGGAGCCGGACTGGCCACGCTCGCCGGCGGACTGCAGTCGCACAAGCCGGCGCTGGTGGACGGCGTCGGGCTGATCGTCGGCATCGACCGGTTCATGTCCGAGGCCAGGGCGCTCACCAACTTCGCGGGCAACGCGGTCGCCACCGTCCTGATCGGGCAGTGGACCGGCGAGTTCGACCGCGAGCGGGCCCGGCAGGTGCTGACGGGTGCGGTGCCGTTCGACGAGCGGACGCTGGTGGACACCCACGCGGGCCCCGCCGACGGTGCGGAGTCGGCGGGTGCGGCGGGTGCGGGAGCGGCTCCCGTACCGGGTGCCTCGCCCGAGCCGGTCCCGGCCGCGCACGGCGCCCCGAGCACGGCGGCGGCCGCCTGA
- a CDS encoding response regulator, which produces MSVLVVEDDPVAAAAHALYVGREPGFRAVGTVHGCADALRFLDRARAAGRPVDLTLLDLYLPDGHGLQLCGTLRAAGHTTDVIAVTSARDLAMVRQAVSAGVVQYLLKPFGAAALHDRLERYARYRDTVARAGEATGQDEVDQALALLRTPERTALPKGLSAPTLATVAAVLRETRTGLSAAAAGTAAGVSRITARRYLEHLVDTGLAVREPRYGTVGRPELCYRWTGGGGDGIRPG; this is translated from the coding sequence ATCTCCGTCCTCGTGGTGGAGGACGACCCGGTGGCCGCCGCCGCCCACGCCCTGTACGTCGGGCGCGAACCCGGCTTCCGGGCCGTCGGCACCGTCCACGGCTGCGCCGACGCGCTGCGCTTCCTCGACCGCGCCCGTGCCGCCGGCAGGCCCGTCGACCTGACCCTGCTGGACCTCTACCTGCCCGACGGGCACGGCCTCCAGCTGTGCGGCACCCTGCGCGCGGCCGGCCACACCACCGACGTCATCGCCGTCACCTCCGCCCGCGACCTCGCGATGGTCCGCCAGGCGGTGTCGGCCGGGGTCGTCCAGTACCTGCTGAAGCCGTTCGGCGCGGCCGCCCTGCACGACCGGCTGGAGCGCTACGCCCGCTACCGCGACACCGTCGCCCGGGCCGGCGAGGCGACCGGGCAGGACGAGGTGGACCAGGCCCTCGCGCTGCTCCGCACCCCCGAACGCACGGCTCTCCCCAAGGGCTTGAGCGCACCCACGCTCGCCACCGTCGCCGCCGTCCTGCGAGAGACCCGCACCGGGCTCTCGGCCGCCGCGGCCGGCACCGCCGCGGGCGTCTCCCGGATCACGGCCCGCCGCTACCTGGAGCACCTCGTCGACACCGGCCTCGCCGTCCGCGAACCCCGGTACGGCACCGTCGGCCGCCCCGAGCTCTGCTACCGCTGGACGGGCGGGGGAGGGGACGGGATCAGGCCGGGATGA
- the modA gene encoding molybdate ABC transporter substrate-binding protein, translated as MNTRRLAVAATTALVLGLGTAACSSDGSDGGSKNAGATGTSAPASPGTAAATAPKASGAVTVFAAASLKESFTELGKKFEAANPGAKVTFNFGGSSALAASINSGAPADVFAAASPATMKTVTDAGGASGTPRTFVKNTLAIAVPKGNPKHIAGLADLAAPGVKVALCAKEVPCGAAALTALKAGNVTLTPVTLEQDVKGALTKVELGEVDASLVYRTDVKADAAKIDGVEFPEAAQAVNDYPIASLAKAPNKDGAAAFVAYIASPEAQQVLTAAGFQAP; from the coding sequence ATGAACACCCGCAGACTCGCCGTCGCCGCCACCACGGCCCTCGTCCTCGGCCTCGGGACGGCCGCCTGCAGCAGCGACGGCAGCGACGGCGGCTCCAAGAACGCGGGCGCCACCGGCACCTCGGCCCCCGCCTCCCCCGGCACCGCCGCCGCGACGGCGCCGAAGGCCTCCGGCGCCGTCACCGTCTTCGCCGCCGCCTCGCTCAAGGAGAGCTTCACCGAGCTCGGCAAGAAGTTCGAGGCCGCCAACCCGGGCGCCAAGGTCACCTTCAACTTCGGCGGCAGCTCCGCCCTCGCCGCCAGCATCAACTCGGGCGCCCCCGCCGACGTCTTCGCCGCCGCCAGCCCGGCCACCATGAAGACCGTCACCGACGCGGGCGGCGCGAGCGGCACGCCCAGGACCTTCGTGAAGAACACGCTCGCCATCGCCGTCCCCAAGGGCAACCCCAAGCACATCGCCGGACTCGCCGACCTCGCCGCCCCCGGCGTGAAGGTCGCGCTCTGCGCGAAGGAGGTGCCCTGCGGCGCCGCCGCCCTGACCGCGCTCAAGGCCGGGAACGTCACCCTCACCCCCGTCACGCTGGAGCAGGACGTCAAGGGCGCGCTGACCAAGGTCGAACTGGGCGAGGTCGACGCGTCGCTGGTGTACCGCACCGACGTGAAGGCCGATGCTGCGAAGATCGACGGCGTGGAATTCCCCGAGGCCGCCCAGGCCGTGAACGACTACCCGATCGCCTCCCTCGCCAAGGCGCCGAACAAGGACGGCGCCGCCGCCTTCGTCGCCTACATCGCGTCGCCCGAGGCGCAGCAGGTGCTCACCGCGGCGGGCTTCCAGGCG
- a CDS encoding RNA ligase (ATP) produces MSTLRVTVEQLTILDHPNADALELAQVGLYRAVVAKGAYRTGDYAVYIPEQAVLPAPLIEELGLTGRLAGGNADRVKAVRLRGELSQGIVCRPGALAGTDLESAAGSGEDFAGLLGVTKWQPPIPTSMNGEVVRAPDLLPWVDIENLKRFPDVFTPGEPVVLTEKLHGSCCLVTYHAATGEVQVSSKGIGAQGLALVEDERNLYWRAVRAHGIPAVAARLAERLGAERVGIFGEVYGAGVQDLTYGESGRTELPGYAAFDVSAVVDGRLCWLPAAELLDGELPVVPELWRGPFETGTVLALAQGRESVSGRGLHLREGVVIRPVTERYSPVVGGRAIAKVVSDAYLTRKGGTEYE; encoded by the coding sequence ATGTCCACGCTGCGAGTCACCGTCGAGCAACTGACCATCCTCGACCATCCGAACGCCGACGCCCTCGAACTCGCCCAGGTCGGCCTCTACCGCGCGGTGGTGGCCAAGGGGGCGTACCGCACCGGCGACTACGCCGTCTACATCCCGGAGCAGGCCGTGCTGCCCGCCCCGCTGATCGAGGAGCTGGGGCTGACCGGCCGGCTGGCCGGCGGGAACGCCGACCGGGTCAAGGCGGTCCGGCTGCGCGGCGAGCTGTCCCAGGGCATCGTCTGCCGGCCCGGCGCCCTGGCGGGCACCGACCTGGAGTCCGCCGCCGGCAGCGGGGAGGACTTCGCCGGGCTGCTGGGCGTCACCAAGTGGCAGCCGCCGATCCCGACCTCGATGAACGGCGAGGTGGTCCGCGCGCCGGACCTGCTGCCGTGGGTGGACATCGAGAACCTCAAGCGCTTCCCGGACGTCTTCACGCCCGGCGAGCCCGTCGTCCTGACCGAGAAGCTGCACGGCAGCTGCTGCCTGGTCACCTACCACGCCGCCACCGGCGAGGTGCAGGTGTCCTCCAAGGGCATCGGGGCCCAGGGGCTCGCGCTGGTCGAGGACGAGCGCAACCTGTACTGGCGGGCGGTTCGGGCGCACGGCATCCCGGCCGTCGCCGCGCGGCTGGCCGAGCGGCTCGGCGCCGAGCGGGTCGGCATCTTCGGCGAGGTCTACGGCGCCGGGGTGCAGGACCTCACCTACGGCGAGTCCGGCCGCACCGAACTCCCCGGCTACGCGGCGTTCGACGTCTCGGCCGTGGTGGACGGGCGGCTGTGCTGGCTGCCGGCGGCCGAACTGCTGGACGGGGAGCTGCCGGTGGTCCCGGAGCTGTGGCGCGGTCCGTTCGAGACCGGGACGGTCCTGGCGCTGGCCCAGGGGCGGGAGTCGGTCTCGGGGCGGGGACTGCACCTGCGCGAGGGTGTGGTGATCAGGCCGGTGACCGAGCGGTACAGCCCGGTGGTGGGCGGGCGCGCGATCGCCAAGGTGGTCAGTGACGCCTACCTGACCCGCAAGGGCGGCACCGAGTACGAGTAG
- a CDS encoding sensor histidine kinase, whose protein sequence is MSARTLPPPRRLVRSLAGQLFVVQVVIVAAVVAGGAVLAYLFTADRTEDAARRQVTAVARAVADSPAVLAAVSGPDPTAVLQPYAERVRVDTGVSFVTVMDTAGVRWTHPLPEQIGRTFLGHIDWALAGETRSETYTGTLGPSVRVVTPVLDERHRVVALVSAGITVQSISAQLRDPLLSLAGVAVAALAVGGFGTYLANSRLRRHTHGMGPAELSHLYEYHQATLHAVREGLVLLDRRHRVVLCNDAARELLGLEGELEGRPIGELGLPEALVAAVLGAEPVRDEVHLTAERVVVLNASTIGTGLGRVIALRDHTELQALSGELDSARGFAEALGAQAHEAANRLHAVVSLIELGRHREAVEFATAELALSQRLTDRVVAAVGEPVLAALLLGKAAQAAERGVELTLTADSSIDDGVLPPGLPARDLVTVLGNLVDNAVDAAIAGAAGSPDAPEVTVTARIDGDHLLLRVADTGAGIDPAAVDDAFRRGWSTKQDGRGHGLGLALVAQAARRNGGTVEVGRDRGAVLTVRLPLARAPRPREAVAP, encoded by the coding sequence ATGTCCGCGCGTACCCTCCCCCCGCCGCGCCGGCTGGTGCGCAGCCTGGCCGGACAGCTCTTCGTCGTGCAGGTCGTCATCGTCGCCGCCGTGGTGGCGGGCGGCGCCGTGCTCGCCTACCTGTTCACCGCCGACCGCACCGAGGACGCGGCCCGCCGCCAGGTCACCGCCGTCGCCCGCGCGGTCGCCGACTCGCCGGCCGTCCTGGCCGCCGTCTCGGGCCCCGATCCGACCGCCGTCCTGCAGCCCTACGCCGAACGGGTGCGGGTGGACACCGGGGTCTCCTTCGTCACCGTGATGGACACGGCGGGCGTCCGCTGGACGCACCCCCTCCCCGAGCAGATCGGCCGGACCTTCCTCGGCCACATCGACTGGGCGCTCGCCGGGGAGACCCGCAGCGAGACCTACACCGGCACGCTCGGCCCCTCGGTGCGGGTGGTCACCCCGGTGCTGGACGAGCGGCACCGGGTGGTCGCGCTGGTGAGCGCGGGCATCACCGTGCAGTCCATCTCGGCCCAGCTGCGCGACCCGCTGCTCTCGCTGGCCGGCGTCGCGGTGGCCGCGCTGGCGGTCGGAGGGTTCGGCACCTACCTCGCCAACTCCCGTCTGCGGCGGCACACCCACGGGATGGGTCCGGCGGAGCTGAGCCACCTCTACGAGTACCACCAGGCCACCCTGCACGCGGTGCGCGAGGGGCTGGTGCTGCTCGACCGCCGCCACCGGGTGGTCCTCTGCAACGACGCGGCCCGCGAACTCCTGGGCCTGGAAGGGGAGCTGGAAGGCCGACCGATCGGGGAGCTGGGTCTGCCGGAGGCGCTGGTCGCCGCCGTGCTGGGTGCGGAGCCGGTCCGGGACGAGGTCCACCTCACCGCCGAGCGGGTCGTGGTGCTCAACGCCTCCACCATCGGTACCGGCCTCGGCCGGGTCATCGCCCTCCGTGACCACACCGAACTTCAGGCGCTGAGCGGTGAGTTGGACTCGGCGCGCGGGTTCGCCGAAGCGCTCGGCGCACAGGCGCACGAGGCCGCGAACCGACTGCACGCCGTCGTCTCGCTGATCGAACTCGGCCGCCACCGCGAGGCGGTGGAGTTCGCCACCGCCGAACTCGCGCTCTCCCAGCGGCTCACCGACCGGGTCGTCGCCGCCGTCGGCGAACCGGTGCTGGCCGCCCTGCTGCTCGGCAAGGCCGCCCAGGCCGCCGAACGGGGCGTGGAGCTGACGCTCACCGCGGACAGCTCTATAGACGACGGCGTGCTGCCGCCCGGGCTGCCCGCCCGCGACCTGGTCACCGTCCTCGGCAACCTGGTCGACAACGCCGTCGACGCGGCGATCGCCGGCGCCGCCGGGAGCCCGGACGCCCCGGAGGTCACCGTGACCGCGCGCATCGACGGCGACCACCTCCTCCTGCGGGTCGCCGACACCGGGGCCGGCATCGACCCGGCGGCCGTGGACGACGCGTTCCGGCGCGGCTGGAGTACCAAGCAGGACGGTCGGGGGCACGGGCTGGGGCTCGCCCTGGTCGCCCAGGCGGCCCGGCGCAACGGCGGCACCGTCGAGGTCGGGCGGGACCGCGGGGCCGTGCTCACCGTCCGGCTCCCGCTCGCCCGGGCGCCCCGGCCGCGCGAGGCGGTGGCGCCGTGA
- a CDS encoding RNA polymerase sigma factor, whose product MFTELLPRLHRAAVQLTGNRFGAGDVVHDAYLRIARRPDRFLRHPQPYAYVFTTMVNILRDEWRRDRRRMLLPEVGDGVAGRAGRADPSCGGVGELQAHWEVVRLLGCLTAKQARAVLLVDLDGYGLEEAARLLGVHRSTLAVTRRRALVRLRAVLEREREAGVPPARLPAPRPEPPSEPPSEPRSDRRSDPPSGLPSDPPDGPDAPN is encoded by the coding sequence GTGTTCACGGAATTGCTGCCGCGGCTCCACCGGGCGGCCGTTCAGCTCACCGGGAACCGGTTCGGTGCGGGGGACGTCGTCCACGACGCCTATCTGCGAATAGCCCGCCGTCCCGACCGGTTCCTCCGCCACCCGCAGCCCTACGCCTACGTGTTCACCACGATGGTCAACATCCTTCGCGACGAGTGGCGGCGCGACCGCCGTCGCATGCTCCTCCCGGAGGTGGGGGACGGCGTGGCCGGCCGGGCCGGCCGGGCCGACCCGTCGTGCGGCGGGGTGGGCGAGCTGCAGGCGCACTGGGAGGTGGTCCGGCTGCTGGGCTGCCTGACCGCCAAGCAGGCGCGGGCGGTGCTCCTGGTCGACCTCGACGGGTACGGCCTGGAGGAGGCGGCGCGGCTGCTCGGCGTGCACCGCTCCACCCTGGCGGTCACCCGGCGGCGGGCCCTGGTCCGGCTGCGGGCCGTCCTCGAACGGGAGCGCGAGGCGGGGGTGCCCCCGGCCCGCCTGCCGGCGCCCCGGCCCGAGCCGCCGTCGGAGCCGCCGTCGGAGCCGCGGTCCGACCGGCGGTCCGACCCGCCGTCCGGCCTGCCGTCCGATCCGCCGGACGGGCCCGACGCACCGAACTGA